In the Burkholderia glumae LMG 2196 = ATCC 33617 genome, one interval contains:
- a CDS encoding phage tail tip lysozyme produces MSLMISSPSQPSGLDALSSSDPLGGANSASSTQMNQIAQIIAQLLQDIAQMSQIIQMLKQAAQQGAGSGPGGGGAAGAGGFAPAQNLAAAPTGGGGGGSMPAAGGPGAGAPVDASPGTTGAGSGTPVTSLGGDNANQIASALKDAGYNDNAIAGILGNLQQESGLQPDINQGGQTGGPSSNNADDNAHGYGLAQWGGSRKEALEQFAQQQGKPVTDLGTQVQFMIKEANDMPGLKDAMNNAGSPQAAAALWCRQFEGATDPQMQNRNQYAAQFAQQLGA; encoded by the coding sequence ATGTCGCTCATGATTTCCAGCCCCAGCCAGCCTTCGGGCCTCGACGCGCTGTCGTCGAGCGATCCGCTGGGCGGCGCGAACAGCGCCAGCAGCACGCAGATGAACCAGATCGCGCAGATCATCGCGCAACTGCTCCAGGACATCGCGCAGATGTCCCAGATCATTCAGATGCTCAAGCAGGCCGCGCAGCAGGGCGCCGGCTCCGGGCCCGGCGGGGGCGGTGCCGCAGGCGCAGGCGGTTTCGCGCCGGCGCAGAACCTGGCGGCCGCGCCGACGGGCGGCGGCGGTGGCGGCAGTATGCCGGCAGCGGGCGGCCCGGGCGCCGGCGCGCCGGTGGATGCCTCGCCTGGCACCACCGGCGCCGGCAGCGGCACGCCCGTCACGAGCCTCGGCGGCGACAACGCGAACCAGATCGCCAGCGCCCTGAAGGACGCGGGCTACAACGACAACGCGATCGCCGGCATTCTCGGCAATCTGCAGCAGGAAAGCGGCCTGCAGCCCGACATCAACCAGGGCGGCCAGACGGGCGGCCCGTCGTCGAACAACGCCGACGACAACGCGCACGGCTACGGCCTCGCGCAGTGGGGCGGCTCGCGCAAGGAGGCGCTCGAGCAGTTCGCGCAGCAGCAGGGCAAGCCGGTCACCGACCTCGGCACGCAGGTGCAGTTCATGATCAAGGAGGCCAACGACATGCCGGGGCTGAAGGACGCGATGAACAACGCGGGCTCCCCGCAGGCTGCCGCGGCGCTCTGGTGCCGGCAGTTCGAGGGCGCCACCGATCCGCAAATGCAGAACCGCAACCAGTACGCCGCGCAGTTCGCGCAGCAGCTGGGCGCCTGA
- the sctC gene encoding type III secretion system outer membrane ring subunit SctC, producing the protein MRVKQLAAAACLAAATLACLPGAADAAPVRWRSATVHVQLDGKDLKDVLRDFAASQGIAASIAQNVQGTVTGRFDLSPQRFLDTLASTFGFIWFYDGNVLSISSANDVTRQVLQLDHSEIGALRSTLRQIGLDDPRFPLSYDASSGTVLVSGPAQYVQMVADVASRLDASTAHRSGSVIRIYKLKNAWATDHTVQVDGNSVTVPGVATILGNMYSVKAGSGGGQPSTAPNMQRVQSMNDVSGSSTGSIGGGNGGGVQPPPLPPSMMGSQSVGAAGQAFGGVYDNGGGGGYTRRRRGGGFGDLNGNDVAVTNGSDGLPVIQPDPITNSVLIRDTPDRVGQYEDLIRQLDVRPQIVEIQAHIIEIDDNTLQQIGVDWRAHGSHLDFQTGNGQAAQNSFSTGQLNPTFGSVQQAGPGSTIVNATPAGAAISAVVGGAGRYLLASVNALQSNSKAKIDATPLVATLDNVEATMDNTTKFYVRVQGYTSADLYSVSTGVSLRVLPLIVHDRDGTRIKLSVHIENGSLTQQQVDNIPVITTSQINTQAFVGEGESLLIAGFTTDKTANGVTGVPFLSKIPLLGALFRNNSDQHNHNETVFLLTPRIIDAGS; encoded by the coding sequence ATGAGAGTGAAGCAGCTTGCTGCCGCCGCGTGCCTCGCGGCGGCGACCCTCGCCTGCCTGCCCGGCGCGGCCGACGCGGCGCCCGTGCGCTGGCGCAGCGCTACCGTCCACGTGCAGCTCGACGGCAAGGATCTGAAGGACGTACTGCGCGATTTCGCGGCCAGCCAGGGGATCGCGGCCTCGATCGCGCAGAACGTGCAGGGCACCGTGACGGGCCGCTTCGACCTGTCGCCGCAGCGGTTCCTCGACACGCTCGCCTCGACCTTCGGCTTCATCTGGTTCTACGATGGCAACGTGCTGTCGATCAGCAGCGCGAACGACGTGACGCGCCAGGTGCTGCAGCTCGATCACAGCGAGATCGGCGCGCTGCGTTCGACGCTCAGGCAGATCGGTCTCGACGATCCGCGCTTCCCGCTCAGCTACGACGCCAGCTCGGGCACCGTGCTGGTGAGCGGCCCCGCGCAGTACGTGCAGATGGTGGCCGACGTGGCCTCCCGGCTCGATGCCAGCACCGCCCATCGCTCGGGCTCGGTGATCCGCATCTACAAGCTCAAGAACGCCTGGGCCACCGACCACACCGTGCAGGTGGACGGCAACAGCGTGACCGTGCCGGGCGTGGCCACCATCCTCGGCAACATGTACAGCGTGAAAGCGGGGTCGGGCGGCGGCCAGCCGAGCACGGCGCCGAACATGCAGCGCGTGCAGTCGATGAACGACGTGTCGGGCTCGTCGACCGGCTCGATCGGCGGCGGCAATGGCGGCGGCGTGCAGCCGCCGCCGCTGCCGCCCTCGATGATGGGCTCGCAGTCGGTGGGCGCCGCGGGGCAGGCGTTCGGCGGCGTCTACGACAACGGTGGCGGCGGCGGTTACACGCGGCGCCGGCGCGGCGGCGGCTTCGGCGACCTGAACGGCAACGACGTGGCGGTGACCAACGGCAGCGACGGCCTGCCGGTGATCCAGCCGGACCCGATCACCAACTCGGTGCTGATCCGCGACACGCCGGACCGCGTCGGCCAGTACGAGGACCTGATCCGGCAGCTCGACGTGCGCCCGCAGATCGTCGAGATCCAGGCGCACATCATCGAGATCGACGACAACACGCTGCAGCAGATCGGCGTGGACTGGCGCGCGCACGGCAGCCATCTCGACTTCCAGACCGGCAACGGGCAGGCCGCGCAGAACTCGTTCTCCACCGGCCAGCTGAACCCGACCTTCGGCTCCGTGCAGCAGGCCGGCCCCGGCAGCACCATCGTCAACGCCACGCCCGCGGGCGCCGCGATCTCGGCGGTGGTGGGCGGCGCGGGGCGCTACCTGCTGGCCAGCGTGAACGCGCTGCAGTCCAACTCGAAGGCGAAGATCGACGCGACCCCGCTGGTCGCGACGCTCGACAACGTCGAGGCCACCATGGACAACACCACCAAGTTCTACGTGCGGGTGCAGGGCTACACCTCGGCGGACCTCTACAGCGTGTCCACCGGCGTGTCGCTGCGCGTGCTGCCGCTCATCGTGCACGACCGCGACGGCACGCGCATCAAGCTCAGCGTCCACATCGAGAACGGTTCGCTGACCCAGCAGCAGGTGGACAACATTCCGGTGATCACGACCAGCCAGATCAACACGCAGGCCTTCGTCGGCGAGGGCGAGAGCCTGCTGATCGCCGGCTTCACCACCGACAAGACCGCCAACGGCGTGACGGGCGTGCCGTTCCTTTCGAAGATCCCGCTGCTCGGCGCGCTGTTCCGCAACAACAGCGACCAGCACAACCACAACGAAACCGTGTTCCTGCTGACGCCGCGCATCATCGACGCGGGCAGCTGA
- a CDS encoding DUF3455 domain-containing protein, whose product MSYTPHAACHRRRNAVANTRQRPRLGASPIRIACRKCEAGANRAPRSPATRGESLRLAAQRFVSPRAGAIGLRSDSGLPTLRLAAMHVFPFADRLACRRKAPRARAPEGVTTTPPGAAPSAGASCGTRARMALGACALALLAGCATAPPGPPDAAVPDALRGATPEQWQETLHAGGDEVYRCRKVAALDTDAPGQAAGHALRWRAYGPEATLVDARGHNVGAIAPGRYFLAYDGSFAVARTETAAIVDASALPWARYQVHASTNARDGSGGRMTHLSSVLRINTRGGLPASDRCALEGATLYVPYFATYLLYRRATPAQ is encoded by the coding sequence TTGTCCTACACGCCACACGCCGCCTGTCATAGGAGGCGCAATGCCGTCGCCAATACTAGACAACGGCCGCGCCTCGGCGCTTCGCCGATCCGAATCGCGTGCCGGAAATGCGAAGCGGGGGCCAACCGTGCGCCGCGCTCGCCGGCCACGCGCGGCGAGTCGTTGCGCCTCGCCGCGCAGCGCTTCGTATCGCCGCGCGCCGGCGCCATCGGGTTGCGCTCTGATAGCGGCTTACCGACTCTGCGTCTCGCGGCCATGCACGTGTTTCCGTTCGCCGACCGGCTTGCCTGCCGGCGCAAAGCCCCTCGCGCGCGCGCGCCCGAAGGCGTCACGACCACGCCACCCGGTGCCGCGCCCTCGGCCGGCGCGTCCTGCGGCACGCGTGCGCGCATGGCGCTCGGCGCCTGCGCATTGGCGCTGCTGGCCGGCTGCGCCACGGCGCCGCCCGGCCCGCCCGACGCGGCCGTGCCCGACGCGCTGCGCGGCGCGACGCCCGAGCAGTGGCAGGAAACGCTGCACGCCGGCGGCGACGAGGTCTACCGGTGCCGCAAGGTGGCGGCGCTCGACACCGACGCGCCGGGCCAGGCGGCCGGCCACGCGCTGCGCTGGCGCGCCTACGGCCCCGAGGCCACCCTGGTGGATGCGCGCGGCCACAACGTGGGCGCGATCGCGCCGGGCCGCTACTTCCTCGCCTACGACGGCAGCTTCGCCGTCGCCCGCACCGAAACCGCCGCCATCGTCGACGCGAGCGCGCTGCCGTGGGCGCGCTATCAGGTCCACGCGAGCACCAACGCGCGCGACGGCAGCGGCGGCCGCATGACCCATCTCAGCAGCGTGCTGCGCATCAACACGCGCGGCGGGCTGCCCGCCAGCGACCGCTGCGCGCTCGAGGGCGCCACGCTTTATGTGCCGTATTTCGCGACCTATTTGTTATACCGCCGCGCCACACCTGCCCAATAA
- a CDS encoding winged helix-turn-helix transcriptional regulator encodes MFERLRQHFLDASVECIQFEDDVALARGLYRDDYRVILVDAATGIDGTRTVFARRAFYGGRRAPLLVVGTFTDRDSLERAFDTGADDVVLAPFDRNELAARAFRAMRRVEAEPAPRDEQRVTLGAYTLDQQASTVQIAGRNVRVTTREFAIAWLLFSRAGEYVTRRQLAGAIWGSTEDIVGRRLEQHIYKLRRKLELTGESGVALRTMYAHGYRIEQTDGVAIDADAEAARHALAEAQLDSLGVRTPAAGAACAPQPCGGLPLPADRANVVTPGAVATVHARHSLTASLAQPWASYANPWHIGATMIAKAVHDDGAAAGQPLRVPTLSGSCSEG; translated from the coding sequence ATGTTTGAACGACTGCGCCAGCATTTTCTCGATGCCTCCGTCGAATGCATCCAATTCGAGGACGACGTCGCATTGGCGCGCGGCCTTTACCGCGACGATTACCGGGTGATCCTGGTCGACGCTGCCACCGGCATTGACGGCACGCGCACCGTGTTCGCACGCCGCGCGTTCTATGGCGGCCGGCGGGCGCCGCTGCTGGTGGTCGGCACGTTCACCGATCGCGACAGCCTCGAGCGCGCCTTCGACACCGGCGCCGACGACGTGGTGCTGGCGCCCTTCGACCGCAACGAGCTGGCGGCCCGCGCCTTTCGCGCGATGCGCCGCGTGGAGGCGGAGCCCGCTCCGCGCGACGAGCAGCGCGTCACGCTCGGCGCCTATACGCTCGACCAGCAGGCCAGCACCGTGCAGATCGCGGGCCGCAACGTGCGCGTGACCACGCGCGAGTTCGCGATCGCCTGGCTGCTGTTCTCGCGCGCCGGCGAATACGTCACGCGCCGCCAGCTGGCGGGCGCGATCTGGGGCAGCACGGAGGATATCGTCGGCCGGCGGCTGGAACAGCACATCTACAAGCTGCGCCGCAAACTGGAACTGACGGGAGAATCGGGCGTCGCGCTGCGCACCATGTATGCGCACGGCTACCGGATCGAGCAGACCGACGGCGTGGCGATCGACGCCGACGCGGAGGCGGCCCGGCACGCGCTGGCCGAGGCCCAGCTCGACAGCCTGGGGGTGCGCACGCCCGCGGCGGGGGCCGCCTGCGCACCGCAGCCCTGCGGTGGGCTGCCGTTGCCAGCCGATCGCGCAAACGTTGTCACGCCAGGCGCGGTGGCCACGGTGCATGCGCGCCACAGCCTCACGGCCTCGCTCGCGCAGCCCTGGGCCTCGTATGCGAACCCGTGGCACATCGGCGCCACCATGATCGCGAAGGCCGTACACGACGACGGCGCCGCAGCCGGCCAGCCGCTGCGCGTGCCGACGCTGTCGGGCTCGTGCAGCGAAGGTTGA
- a CDS encoding type III effector HrpK domain-containing protein gives MTGVADPSSSLQAGMQQLEQIDSQLQQMVRALMSSAQQQEAGGNSGSSDATPSSSLAMPQTAAATLPQEGATGAGAGAASGAATDDGKYAALDSYSQANDQSDLAKWADLAPPDQGASLERPLAAMQILSGKAGPDGQPPSDAQKAAAMQFVNDNPSLKTALQNTGALKSDGTIDTKKMNAFMGQVSTNLDQADSDIKDYMKKHPDADADSVNVERSAGLLKAYNAIAGESEGHKSNGKNGHNYTHGGKSGGGLTTQKQIEDLQKDAGFSASLKAAAQAFGSDGGFDDLDRSGDDKATSKRDQVYSTKNLDHFLHDDAPTTQAGSQQFLQDASLQNITGNTDISQLNGDVIQNPQNYTPQQKAAVMVKLMETLVDVQAGGSDKLRNVDKTVAALQQDIQKLASDPDTAAYLQQTVPPEMQQMSGEFQQAGGVGTAGSGAADGTGGTTAAGGSGQSAGQTLDDVHRGLSDAKTVTDTLSDLAKGDGFMGLGGDSAAAEAAGAAAASGGAEGAAEGAAVGAEAAEGAAAGVEGGAAAAEGVAGAVGGALAAAAPVMAVGAAVVGVAGIVFAIVEAVKKHNDQKKFASNVNPTLQQFGIPLPS, from the coding sequence ATGACGGGCGTGGCAGATCCGTCGAGCAGCCTGCAGGCCGGCATGCAGCAGCTCGAACAGATCGACTCGCAACTGCAGCAGATGGTGCGCGCCCTGATGTCGTCCGCGCAGCAACAGGAGGCCGGCGGCAATTCGGGCAGCAGCGACGCGACGCCGTCGAGCAGCCTGGCGATGCCGCAGACCGCCGCCGCCACGCTGCCGCAGGAGGGCGCGACGGGCGCGGGCGCGGGGGCCGCGAGCGGCGCGGCGACCGACGACGGCAAGTACGCGGCGCTCGACAGCTACAGCCAGGCCAACGACCAGTCCGATCTCGCGAAGTGGGCCGATCTCGCGCCGCCCGACCAGGGCGCCTCGCTCGAGCGTCCGCTCGCGGCGATGCAGATCCTGAGCGGCAAGGCCGGTCCCGACGGGCAGCCGCCCAGCGACGCGCAGAAGGCCGCCGCGATGCAGTTCGTCAACGACAACCCGTCGCTGAAGACGGCGCTGCAGAACACCGGCGCGCTGAAGTCCGACGGCACCATCGACACGAAGAAGATGAACGCGTTCATGGGCCAGGTCAGCACCAATCTCGATCAGGCCGATTCGGACATCAAGGACTACATGAAGAAGCATCCCGACGCGGATGCCGATTCGGTGAACGTCGAGCGTTCGGCGGGGCTGCTCAAGGCCTACAACGCGATCGCGGGCGAGTCCGAGGGCCACAAGTCGAACGGCAAGAACGGCCACAACTACACGCACGGCGGCAAGAGCGGCGGCGGCCTGACCACCCAGAAGCAGATCGAGGATCTGCAGAAGGACGCGGGCTTCAGCGCGTCGCTGAAGGCGGCCGCGCAGGCGTTCGGCTCCGACGGCGGGTTCGACGACCTGGATCGCAGCGGCGACGACAAGGCCACCAGCAAGCGCGACCAGGTCTACTCGACCAAGAACCTCGACCACTTCCTCCACGACGACGCGCCGACCACCCAGGCCGGCTCGCAGCAGTTCCTGCAGGACGCCAGCCTGCAGAACATCACCGGCAACACCGACATCAGCCAGCTCAACGGCGACGTGATCCAGAACCCGCAGAACTACACGCCGCAGCAGAAGGCGGCGGTGATGGTGAAGCTGATGGAGACCCTGGTGGACGTGCAGGCCGGCGGCTCGGACAAGCTGCGCAACGTCGACAAGACGGTGGCCGCGCTCCAGCAGGACATCCAGAAGCTCGCGAGCGACCCGGACACGGCCGCCTACCTGCAGCAGACGGTGCCGCCCGAGATGCAGCAGATGTCGGGCGAATTCCAGCAGGCGGGCGGCGTCGGCACGGCCGGCAGCGGCGCCGCCGACGGCACGGGCGGCACCACGGCCGCGGGCGGCAGCGGCCAGTCGGCCGGCCAGACCCTCGACGACGTGCACCGCGGGCTCAGCGACGCGAAGACGGTCACCGATACGCTGAGCGACCTCGCCAAGGGTGACGGCTTCATGGGCCTGGGCGGCGACAGCGCGGCGGCCGAGGCGGCCGGCGCGGCGGCGGCATCGGGCGGCGCGGAAGGCGCGGCCGAGGGCGCGGCGGTGGGTGCCGAGGCGGCCGAAGGCGCGGCGGCCGGCGTCGAGGGCGGCGCGGCGGCGGCCGAGGGCGTGGCCGGCGCGGTCGGCGGCGCGCTCGCGGCGGCCGCGCCGGTGATGGCGGTGGGCGCGGCCGTGGTCGGCGTGGCCGGCATCGTGTTCGCGATCGTCGAGGCCGTGAAGAAGCACAACGACCAGAAGAAGTTCGCCTCGAACGTGAACCCGACGCTGCAACAGTTCGGTATTCCGCTGCCGTCCTGA
- a CDS encoding helix-turn-helix transcriptional regulator: MFSMLYFPVVSALAASDEDAGSDVAARAVDSILDGEFAAAVQQSGRRLDESAAGVSARDLQWHADLQLVLGFDAEAEDAYRRAQRRMRASKAEIRVATCRNAAWQALFRHRIGTALACFARAAEETEAHPARRIEARIGIACALHELGRTREALDALAEVVPTSTRWRELVTALRFDLIAQHELRCANALHDHVYWRSAALASPAAYVAAPRIGFAEALQAAAAGVRAPLLAARVAYLRALRSVAGGDRDAIAKVCAYLERIREQGFADYQRAVRLEIALATFVGDAPHVAQSIVEPLHQGVRGSDTGHRQLEYLYCSAKLRETQGRAQESLQWYSRYALVAMQCLREDSHVRTPALDRQPKAAPDDVSARLPAKYRRAYRYVLDNLDRADLSVREIATQIGVTERALQSAFKSCLGLSPSELIRTRRMERIREALIDHADAGDQRVLETARRWGVQSRSTLVTGYRKQFREAPSETLER, encoded by the coding sequence ATGTTTTCGATGCTCTATTTTCCGGTGGTGTCCGCGCTGGCCGCGTCCGACGAGGATGCCGGCTCCGATGTCGCGGCCCGCGCGGTCGATTCGATCCTCGACGGCGAATTCGCCGCCGCGGTGCAGCAGTCGGGCCGCCGTCTGGACGAGTCGGCCGCGGGCGTGAGCGCGCGGGATCTGCAGTGGCACGCCGATCTGCAACTGGTGCTCGGCTTCGACGCCGAGGCCGAGGATGCCTACCGCCGCGCGCAGCGCCGGATGCGTGCCTCGAAGGCCGAGATTCGCGTCGCCACCTGCCGCAACGCCGCGTGGCAGGCGCTGTTCCGCCATCGCATCGGTACCGCGCTGGCCTGTTTCGCGCGCGCCGCCGAAGAGACCGAGGCCCACCCGGCGCGCCGCATCGAGGCACGCATCGGCATCGCCTGCGCGCTGCACGAGCTGGGCCGCACGCGTGAGGCGCTCGACGCGCTCGCCGAAGTGGTGCCCACCAGCACGCGCTGGCGCGAGCTGGTCACGGCGCTGCGCTTCGACCTGATCGCGCAGCACGAGCTGCGCTGCGCCAATGCCCTGCACGATCACGTCTACTGGCGCTCGGCCGCGCTGGCGAGTCCGGCCGCCTACGTGGCCGCGCCGCGCATCGGCTTCGCCGAGGCGCTGCAGGCCGCCGCTGCCGGCGTGCGCGCGCCGCTGCTGGCCGCGCGCGTGGCCTACCTGCGCGCCCTGCGCAGCGTGGCGGGCGGCGATCGCGACGCGATCGCCAAGGTCTGCGCCTATCTCGAACGGATTCGCGAGCAGGGCTTCGCCGACTACCAGCGCGCGGTGCGCCTGGAGATCGCGCTGGCCACCTTCGTCGGCGACGCGCCGCATGTCGCGCAGAGCATCGTCGAGCCGCTGCACCAGGGCGTGCGCGGCTCCGACACCGGCCATCGCCAGCTCGAATATCTCTATTGCTCGGCCAAGCTGCGCGAGACCCAGGGCCGCGCCCAGGAATCGCTGCAGTGGTACAGCCGCTACGCGCTGGTGGCGATGCAGTGCCTGCGCGAGGATTCGCACGTGCGCACCCCGGCGCTCGACCGCCAGCCGAAGGCCGCGCCCGACGACGTCAGCGCGCGGCTGCCGGCGAAGTACCGGCGCGCCTATCGCTACGTGCTCGACAACCTCGATCGCGCCGACCTGTCGGTGCGCGAGATCGCCACCCAGATCGGCGTGACCGAGCGGGCGCTGCAAAGCGCGTTCAAGAGCTGCCTGGGCCTCTCGCCGAGCGAGCTGATCCGCACGCGCCGCATGGAGCGCATCCGCGAGGCGCTGATCGACCACGCCGACGCGGGTGACCAGCGCGTGCTCGAGACCGCGCGCCGCTGGGGCGTGCAAAGCCGCTCGACGCTGGTGACGGGCTATCGCAAGCAATTCCGCGAAGCGCCCTCCGAGACGCTCGAGCGCTGA
- the sctT gene encoding type III secretion system export apparatus subunit SctT has protein sequence MSPTLQVLPDVTRLVMGYLTLIGVCSVRLFVIVTIFPPSADGVLQGPVRNAIVLLFSTFVAYGQPLAFADGLHGAALVEIGLREGMIGLVLGFAASSVFWVAECAGYYIDDLTGYNNAQVQNPLRNEQATPTATLLQQVATMAFWSLGGMTFLLGTLYQSYHWWPLNAPTIDVSNVLEAFAMKQTDTLMQQVAKLAAPAVMILLLIDFAFAFAAKSASKLELMGLSQPVKGAVAVLLLALFVGVFVDQVRDQLTLSAFTSQFQAWADAARDGAAHTK, from the coding sequence GTGAGTCCGACGCTGCAGGTCCTGCCCGACGTGACCCGTCTCGTGATGGGTTATCTGACGCTGATCGGCGTCTGCTCGGTGCGCCTGTTCGTGATCGTGACGATCTTCCCGCCGTCGGCCGACGGCGTGCTGCAAGGCCCGGTGCGCAACGCCATCGTGCTGCTGTTCAGCACCTTCGTGGCCTACGGCCAGCCGCTCGCGTTTGCCGACGGGCTGCATGGCGCGGCACTCGTCGAGATCGGCCTGCGCGAGGGGATGATCGGGCTGGTGCTCGGCTTCGCGGCCTCGTCGGTATTCTGGGTGGCCGAATGCGCCGGCTACTACATCGACGACCTGACCGGCTACAACAATGCGCAGGTGCAGAACCCGCTGCGCAACGAGCAGGCCACGCCGACCGCCACGCTGCTGCAGCAGGTGGCCACGATGGCGTTCTGGAGCCTCGGCGGCATGACCTTCCTGCTCGGCACGCTCTATCAGTCATATCACTGGTGGCCGCTCAACGCGCCGACCATCGACGTGTCGAACGTGCTCGAGGCCTTCGCGATGAAGCAGACCGATACGCTGATGCAGCAGGTGGCCAAGCTCGCCGCTCCGGCCGTGATGATTTTGCTGCTGATCGACTTCGCCTTCGCGTTCGCGGCGAAGTCGGCCAGCAAGCTCGAACTGATGGGCCTGAGCCAGCCCGTGAAGGGCGCGGTGGCGGTGCTGCTGCTGGCGCTGTTCGTCGGCGTGTTCGTCGATCAGGTACGCGACCAGCTCACGCTGAGCGCGTTCACCTCGCAATTCCAGGCCTGGGCCGATGCCGCGCGCGACGGCGCCGCTCATACAAAGTGA